In the genome of Limanda limanda chromosome 15, fLimLim1.1, whole genome shotgun sequence, one region contains:
- the phf3 gene encoding PHD finger protein 3 isoform X4 — MDSVETLNHLIPSDQLDDSLAVGQNSECETSNELGSGLQLDDSLKNMLSDKDPMFGCSSSQFNLLDNEESAFPAATSTGRDDGSAPTGLSGEMTVEETKPVKRPVGRPKKRPHHSVQENSDGPQPANTSSNIITRGRPGRKPADRLEKPCLIEKQIKGTELKKELTEGGRIDVNNLEGRRWLNPTVVLRRLTVTIAGFKIELLPGPSYTQDVDTMQAVCLEEDMLPVVDKGLTVLPVDAVNVQNPIAESVAEVDVSEKSTADDVVHGLSPYVNPNDVQTSNGTLKGNPSTQETKLDNQSIPEEQKPMSNEKEDINEPQCNENDITTVSKTVGKEKELDVVKNPLKSKEEPTPAKNKDLVSCKPKTAITEHKVSQNPSPSKIIPRGDLHKNKPLKDKKEVAPLKRPAENTQSEQASKVQRTQSTGDTKVKPKPPIPSSSALKKSPLSGNRVGDQQPPTKQTPAPTKSKVESAQPVHSRPSQTLKTPEEGGQEKPKLKKPEKILQRQKSKSGRSTSVEEPQLFIPDNAPVAKKEAAEEQPANSDTVWDGNNCCGLCKKHHNNTFMVGCGRCEDWFHGDCVGLDLTKVREMEEEDEMYVCLKCCDEESRKVEPEPPRAPKPEVPAKTEVLNQKLPPKPKPEPGSSQSLTSGGVRPDPDRRPSADARDGAYKTGVSLKQEAKSKTSSSKKPVSVDSIRRSVRDSLKEILTQRLKESELSISVERAVEVAKKTERELFHLYKDTDNKYKNKYRSLMFNLKDTKNNVLFKRVLKGEISPSNLIRMSPEELASKELAAWRQRENRHTIEMIEKDQREAERRPITKITHKGEIEIESQEPQKTPEPEEMESSPKLTEVLTDPPKTPEDKAENTKTDKDTTGQHKSHLFDLHCKICTGRMAPPVEEAPTKVVKVATTVVRRQSTKSEETKSTAGPALEDDLHLTALEESFRSTRPGYESRSDHVAGRDEEALFLSNLQSLWRGFIHMHSVAKLVTKAFPVSGNLDNATEDLPDSIQVGGRISPQMVWDYLDKIRASGTKEVCLIRFSPESDEDEISYTLLYAYFSSRRRFGVVSNNRKQVKDMYLIPLGAVEKVPHQLVPFDGPGLENNRPNLLLGLIIRQRSKRDFLPVELNETGRIMPEIKPVTVSAQETRTIVEDEKLFLSSLTAVHKKEIDKPLNTTEAVDEPVKEALEETSASEEPTNQEPHKPLRFLPGVLLGWGGELPPLPDFGGAPAADDTPKIQAPSKTEASAGNSKSPTVASQRERFVIKKKEPKAAKAEPELSSPTDISAPNNSSGKDAAVVIHTAPISLKDKPPHVPTEAFLASLSAAPSGTETSGAASANKGDAGLLSETVKGATEGNSLLQSKSQTVTDHTNSYKPPLSGILKKSSAYSSVNEDKTTVLQKDKVSQPATSSPKPVPVPSSARSDPLTTFHQGYLQLSQAKNKPEQQNQSAVQSSSLKKEDPAMSQSCAAVTPTVGPPAVQGPPAAPLQQPQVPGSCDVLSGPPDNTFSTPNTQDQNHSTTCDQDSTSQDPGPQSQNTESPSQLSEQPPSLAKDNKRPEERYSDPWARPRTTEDRDHHGRHSHHRDAHHGKKSRHQDRDREKKSDRSSDDKYRERSRHHGHSEDRHAEKRKERHHSDEYSSRHKDRHRHRRDSDYENGRRSSKDSYS, encoded by the exons ATGGATAGTGTGGAGACCTTAAACCATCTAATACCCAGTGACCAGTTGGACGACTCCCTGGCTGTAGGTCAGAACTCGGAGTGTGAGACCAGTAATGAGTTAGGGTCTGGACTCCAGCTGGACGATTCACTGAAGAACATGCTCAGTGATAAAGATCCCATGTTCGGATGTTCCAGCTCTCAGTTCAATCTGCTGGACAACGAGGAGTCAGCTTTTCCGGCTGCCACCTCCACAG GTCGTGATGATGGTTCAGCACCCACAGGTCTCAGCGGTGAAATGACCGTTGAAGAGACCAAACCAGTGAAGCGTCCTGTTGGCAGGCCGAAGAAACGTCCACATCATTCAGTACAAG AAAATAGTGATGGTCCACAACCCGCTAACACATCCAGCAACATCATTACCCGAGGACGACCTGGAAGGAAACCGGCCGACAGGCTAGAAAAGCCGTGTCTCATTGAGAAACAAATTAAAGGCACAGAACTAAAGAAAGAATTAACTGAAGGAGGACGCATCGACGTAAATAATCTTGAAGGAAGACGATGGCTGAATCCTACGGTTGTACTGAGACGGTTGACAGTCACAATTGCAGGATTCAAGATTGAGTTGCTTCCAGGACCCTCTTATACACAAGACGTTGATACAATGCAGGCCGTGTGCCTTGAGGAGGATATGTTGCCCGTTGTGGACAAAGGTTTGACCGTGTTGCCGGTTGATGCCGTCAATGTACAGAATCCCATAGCTGAGAGTGTGGCAGAGGTGGATGTGAGTGAGAAGAGCACTGCTGATGATGTAGTCCATGGGCTGAGCCCCTATGTGAATCCCAATGATGTACAGACCTCCAATGGGACGTTAAAAGGGAACCCGTCCACACAAGAGACAAAGCTTGACAATCAGAGTATTCCTGAAGAGCAAAAGCCAATGAGTAATGAAAAAGAAGATATTAATGAGCCACAATGCAACGAGAACGACATAACTACTGTTAGTAAGACTGTAGGTAAAGAAAAGGAACTGGATGTGGTGAAAAATCCACTTAAATCTAAAGAAGAACCGACTCCTGCCAAGAATAAGGACTTGGTTTCATGTAAACCAAAAACCGCGATAACAGAGCATAAAGTATCACAAAATCCATCGCCATCGAAAATCATCCCAAGAGGTGACCTGCACAAAAATAAACCTCTAAAGGACAAGAAAGAAGTTGCGCCTTTGAAAAGGCCCGCAGAAAACACCCAAAGTGAGCAGGCTTCGAAAGTGCAAAGGACACAAAGCACAGGAGAcactaaagtgaagccaaaaccaCCAATTCCATCTAGCTCAGCATTAAAGAAGAGTCCATTGTCTGGCAACCGTGTTGGTGATCAGCAGCCACCGACCAAACAAACGCCCGCTCCTACTAAGTCTAAAGTGGAGTCTGCTCAACCAGTGCACAGTCGTCCCAGCCAGACGTTAAAAACGCctgaagagggaggacaggaaaAGCCCAAACTGAAAAAGCCAGAAAAGATCCTTCAGAGACAGAAAAGTAAAAGTGGAAGAAGCACGTCCGTGGAAGAGCCGCAGCTCTTCATCCCAGATAACGCTCCTGTTGCCAAGAAGGAAGCGGCCGAGGAGCAGCCTGCGAACAGTGACACCGTGTGGGACGGAAACAACTGCTGTGGCCTGTGTAAAAAACACCACAATAACAC GTTCATGGTGGGCTGCGGTCGCTGCGAGGACTGGTTCCACGGTGACTGCGTCGGTCTCGACCTGACAAAAGTACGtgaaatggaggaggaggacgagatgTATGTTTGCCTGAAGTGCTGTGACGAAGAGAGCAGGAAGGTGGAGCCTGAGCCACCAAGGGCACCCAAGCCAGAAGTTCCAGCAAAGACTGAGGTCCTGAACCAGAAGCTGCCTCCCAAACCCAAACCAGAACCAGGATCCTCCCAGAGCCTCACATCAGGGGGAGTCAGACCG GATCCTGACAGAAGACCGTCTGCAGATGCAAGAGATGGAGCTTATAAAACAG GCGTTTCGCTGAAACAAGAGGCAAAGAGTAAAACTTCGTCTTCAAAGAAACCTGTGTCCGTGGATTCCATCAGACGGAGTGTGCGTGATTCTCTGAAAGAAATCCTTACACAGAG GTTGAAGGAGTCAGAACTGAGCATCTCAGTGGAGCGGGCTGTTGAAGTCGccaagaagacagagagagagcttttTCACTTGTATAAAGATACTGACAACAAATACAAGAACAAGTATAGAAGCCTAATGTTTAACCTCAAAGATACTAAAAACAAT GTCCTCTTTAAGAGAGTTCTCAAAGGGGAAATTTCACCCAGTAACCTAATTCGAATGAGTCCTGAGGAACTGGCCTCAAAAGAATTGGCTGCTTGGCGACAAAGGGAGAACCGACAT ACAATTGAGATGATTGAAAAAGatcagagagaggcagagagacgaCCCATCACTAAGATCACACACAAGGGCGAAATTGAAATCGAAAGTCAAGAGCCGCAAAAAACGCCTGAGCCTGAAGAG ATGGAGTCTTCCCCCAAATTGACAGAAGTATTGACAGACCCTCCAAAAACACCTGAGGACAAAGCTGAGAACACCAAGACTGATAAAGACACTACAGGCCAACACAAGTCTCATTTGTTTGACCTACACTGCAAAATCTGTACAG GTCGCATGGCCCCCCCTGTGGAGGAGGCCCCTACCAAAGTGGTCAAGGTCGCCACCACCGTTGTCAGGAGGCAGTCCACCAAATCAGAAGAGACAAAAAGCACAGCAGGACCCGCACTTGAAGACGACCTGCACCTCACAGCTTTAGAGGAGAGCTTCAGAAGCACTCGGCCAGGATATGAATCCAG GTCAGATCACGTAGctggaagagatgaagaggccTTGTTCCTCTCCAACCTGCAGTCCCTGTGGAGAGGATTCATTCACATGCACTCGGTGGCAAAGCTCGTGACCAAAGCTTTCCCTGTCTCGGGCAATCTGGATAATGCGACTGAG GACCTGCCAGACAGCATCCAAGTCGGCGGGAGGATAAGTCCACAGATGGTGTGGGACTATTTGGACAAGATTCGGGCAAGTGGAACAAAA GAGGTGTGCCTGATTCGCTTCTCCCCCGAGTCGGATGAAGATGAGATCTCCTACACTCTCTTGTATGCCTACTTCAGCAGTCGGAGGCGTTTCGGGGTGGTGTCTAATAACCGGAAACAAGTGAAGGACATGTATCTCATTCCCTTGGGTGCCGTTGAGAAAGTTCCACATCAGCTTGTTCCCTTTGATGGCCCAG GTTTAGAAAACAACCGGCCCAACCTTCTTCTCGGACTCATAATTCGCCAGAGATCAAAAAGGGACTTTCTTCCCGTGGAATTGAATGAAACCGGGAGGATTATGCCTGAAATCAAACCCGTCACCGTTTCCGCTCAAGAAACCAGGACAATAGTGGAGGATGAGAAATTGTTTCTCTCTTCATTGACGGCAGTGCATAAAAAAGAGATAGACAAACCACTTAACACCACCGAGGCTGTTGATGAGCCTGTTAAAGAGGCTCTTGAAGAAACATCGGCGTCAGAGGAGcccaccaatcaggagccaCATAAACCACTGCGCTTTCTTCCAGGTGTGTTGCTGGGCTGGGGTGGGGAATTGCCACCCCTGCCAGATTTTGGAGGAGCACCGGCAGCAGACGACACCCCTAAGATCCAAGCTCCTTCAAAAACAGAGGCATCGGCTGGGAACTCCAAAAGTCCAACAGTTGCTTCCCAACGAGAGCGCTTTGTCATCAAGAAGAAAGAGCCCAAAGCTGCTAAAGCTGAACCAGAGCTCTCCAGCCCGACTGATATATCTGCTCCTAACAACTCGTCCGGAAAAGATGCTGCAGTAGTGATCCACACTGCACCTATCTCTCTGAAAGATAAGCCTCCACATGTACCGACTGAAGCGTTCCTGGCAAGCCTATCAGCGGCTCCGAGCGGGACTGAAACTAGCGGCGCTGCCTCGGCAAACAAAGGCGATGCCGGCCTTTTGTCTGAAACCGTAAAAGGGGCGACTGAAGGGAATTCTTTGTTGCAATCAAAATCCCAAACTGTAACAGATCACACAAATAGCTACAAACCTCCTTTAAGTGGAATATTGAAGAAGTCCTCAGCTTATTCCAGTGTAAATGAAGATAAAACAACGGTGCTACAAAAGGATAAAGTCAGCCAGCCAGCGACTTCAAGTCCTAAACCTGTTCCTGTGCCGAGCAGCGCTAGGAGTGATCCACTTACTACATTTCACCAAGGATATTTACAGCTTTCACAGGCCAAGAACAAACCTGAGCAACAAAACCAATCTGCTGTTCAATCAAGCTCCCTTAAAAAGGAAGATCCTGCCATGTCCCAGAGTTGTGCTGCCGTAACACCAACAGTGGGACCACCTGCAGTACAGggaccaccagcagcaccactgcAACAGCCTCAGGTACCTGGCAGCTGCGACGTCCTTAGTGGTCCTCCTGATAACACTTTCTCGACACCAAACACCCAGGATCAGAATCACAGTACGACGTGCGATCAGGACAGCACCTCCCAGGATCCTGGACCTCAGTCACAGAACACTGAGAGCCCCTCACAGCTCTCTGAGCAGCCTCCCTCCCTGGCCAAAGACAACAAGCGTCCCGAGGAGCGGTACAGCGACCCGTGGGCGAGGCCGCGGaccacagaggacagagaccaCCACGGGCGGCACAGCCACCACAGGGACGCCCATCACGGGAAAAAGAGCCGACACCAAGACCGGGATCGGGAGAAAAAGTCCGATCGCAGCTCGGACGACAAGTACAGGGAGAGGAGCCGGCACCACGGCCACTCAGAGGACCGGCACGctgagaagaggaaagagaggcaCCACAGCGACGAATACAGCAGCCGCcacaaggacagacacagacacagacggGACTCTGATTATGAGAATGGACGGAGAAGTTCAAAAGACAGTTACtcgtaa
- the phf3 gene encoding PHD finger protein 3 isoform X3, producing the protein MDSVETLNHLIPSDQLDDSLAVGQNSECETSNELGSGLQLDDSLKNMLSDKDPMFGCSSSQFNLLDNEESAFPAATSTGRDDGSAPTGLSGEMTVEETKPVKRPVGRPKKRPHHSVQENSDGPQPANTSSNIITRGRPGRKPADRLEKPCLIEKQIKGTELKKELTEGGRIDVNNLEGRRWLNPTVVLRRLTVTIAGFKIELLPGPSYTQDVDTMQAVCLEEDMLPVVDKGLTVLPVDAVNVQNPIAESVAEVDVSEKSTADDVVHGLSPYVNPNDVQTSNGTLKGNPSTQETKLDNQSIPEEQKPMSNEKEDINEPQCNENDITTVSKTVGKEKELDVVKNPLKSKEEPTPAKNKDLVSCKPKTAITEHKVSQNPSPSKIIPRGDLHKNKPLKDKKEVAPLKRPAENTQSEQASKVQRTQSTGDTKVKPKPPIPSSSALKKSPLSGNRVGDQQPPTKQTPAPTKSKVESAQPVHSRPSQTLKTPEEGGQEKPKLKKPEKILQRQKSKSGRSTSVEEPQLFIPDNAPVAKKEAAEEQPANSDTVWDGNNCCGLCKKHHNNTFMVGCGRCEDWFHGDCVGLDLTKVREMEEEDEMYVCLKCCDEESRKVEPEPPRAPKPEVPAKTEVLNQKLPPKPKPEPGSSQSLTSGGVRPVRKDPDRRPSADARDGAYKTGVSLKQEAKSKTSSSKKPVSVDSIRRSVRDSLKEILTQRLKESELSISVERAVEVAKKTERELFHLYKDTDNKYKNKYRSLMFNLKDTKNNVLFKRVLKGEISPSNLIRMSPEELASKELAAWRQRENRHTIEMIEKDQREAERRPITKITHKGEIEIESQEPQKTPEPEEMESSPKLTEVLTDPPKTPEDKAENTKTDKDTTGQHKSHLFDLHCKICTGRMAPPVEEAPTKVVKVATTVVRRQSTKSEETKSTAGPALEDDLHLTALEESFRSTRPGYESRSDHVAGRDEEALFLSNLQSLWRGFIHMHSVAKLVTKAFPVSGNLDNATEDLPDSIQVGGRISPQMVWDYLDKIRASGTKEVCLIRFSPESDEDEISYTLLYAYFSSRRRFGVVSNNRKQVKDMYLIPLGAVEKVPHQLVPFDGPGLENNRPNLLLGLIIRQRSKRDFLPVELNETGRIMPEIKPVTVSAQETRTIVEDEKLFLSSLTAVHKKEIDKPLNTTEAVDEPVKEALEETSASEEPTNQEPHKPLRFLPGVLLGWGGELPPLPDFGGAPAADDTPKIQAPSKTEASAGNSKSPTVASQRERFVIKKKEPKAAKAEPELSSPTDISAPNNSSGKDAAVVIHTAPISLKDKPPHVPTEAFLASLSAAPSGTETSGAASANKGDAGLLSETVKGATEGNSLLQSKSQTVTDHTNSYKPPLSGILKKSSAYSSVNEDKTTVLQKDKVSQPATSSPKPVPVPSSARSDPLTTFHQGYLQLSQAKNKPEQQNQSAVQSSSLKKEDPAMSQSCAAVTPTVGPPAVQGPPAAPLQQPQVPGSCDVLSGPPDNTFSTPNTQDQNHSTTCDQDSTSQDPGPQSQNTESPSQLSEQPPSLAKDNKRPEERYSDPWARPRTTEDRDHHGRHSHHRDAHHGKKSRHQDRDREKKSDRSSDDKYRERSRHHGHSEDRHAEKRKERHHSDEYSSRHKDRHRHRRDSDYENGRRSSKDSYS; encoded by the exons ATGGATAGTGTGGAGACCTTAAACCATCTAATACCCAGTGACCAGTTGGACGACTCCCTGGCTGTAGGTCAGAACTCGGAGTGTGAGACCAGTAATGAGTTAGGGTCTGGACTCCAGCTGGACGATTCACTGAAGAACATGCTCAGTGATAAAGATCCCATGTTCGGATGTTCCAGCTCTCAGTTCAATCTGCTGGACAACGAGGAGTCAGCTTTTCCGGCTGCCACCTCCACAG GTCGTGATGATGGTTCAGCACCCACAGGTCTCAGCGGTGAAATGACCGTTGAAGAGACCAAACCAGTGAAGCGTCCTGTTGGCAGGCCGAAGAAACGTCCACATCATTCAGTACAAG AAAATAGTGATGGTCCACAACCCGCTAACACATCCAGCAACATCATTACCCGAGGACGACCTGGAAGGAAACCGGCCGACAGGCTAGAAAAGCCGTGTCTCATTGAGAAACAAATTAAAGGCACAGAACTAAAGAAAGAATTAACTGAAGGAGGACGCATCGACGTAAATAATCTTGAAGGAAGACGATGGCTGAATCCTACGGTTGTACTGAGACGGTTGACAGTCACAATTGCAGGATTCAAGATTGAGTTGCTTCCAGGACCCTCTTATACACAAGACGTTGATACAATGCAGGCCGTGTGCCTTGAGGAGGATATGTTGCCCGTTGTGGACAAAGGTTTGACCGTGTTGCCGGTTGATGCCGTCAATGTACAGAATCCCATAGCTGAGAGTGTGGCAGAGGTGGATGTGAGTGAGAAGAGCACTGCTGATGATGTAGTCCATGGGCTGAGCCCCTATGTGAATCCCAATGATGTACAGACCTCCAATGGGACGTTAAAAGGGAACCCGTCCACACAAGAGACAAAGCTTGACAATCAGAGTATTCCTGAAGAGCAAAAGCCAATGAGTAATGAAAAAGAAGATATTAATGAGCCACAATGCAACGAGAACGACATAACTACTGTTAGTAAGACTGTAGGTAAAGAAAAGGAACTGGATGTGGTGAAAAATCCACTTAAATCTAAAGAAGAACCGACTCCTGCCAAGAATAAGGACTTGGTTTCATGTAAACCAAAAACCGCGATAACAGAGCATAAAGTATCACAAAATCCATCGCCATCGAAAATCATCCCAAGAGGTGACCTGCACAAAAATAAACCTCTAAAGGACAAGAAAGAAGTTGCGCCTTTGAAAAGGCCCGCAGAAAACACCCAAAGTGAGCAGGCTTCGAAAGTGCAAAGGACACAAAGCACAGGAGAcactaaagtgaagccaaaaccaCCAATTCCATCTAGCTCAGCATTAAAGAAGAGTCCATTGTCTGGCAACCGTGTTGGTGATCAGCAGCCACCGACCAAACAAACGCCCGCTCCTACTAAGTCTAAAGTGGAGTCTGCTCAACCAGTGCACAGTCGTCCCAGCCAGACGTTAAAAACGCctgaagagggaggacaggaaaAGCCCAAACTGAAAAAGCCAGAAAAGATCCTTCAGAGACAGAAAAGTAAAAGTGGAAGAAGCACGTCCGTGGAAGAGCCGCAGCTCTTCATCCCAGATAACGCTCCTGTTGCCAAGAAGGAAGCGGCCGAGGAGCAGCCTGCGAACAGTGACACCGTGTGGGACGGAAACAACTGCTGTGGCCTGTGTAAAAAACACCACAATAACAC GTTCATGGTGGGCTGCGGTCGCTGCGAGGACTGGTTCCACGGTGACTGCGTCGGTCTCGACCTGACAAAAGTACGtgaaatggaggaggaggacgagatgTATGTTTGCCTGAAGTGCTGTGACGAAGAGAGCAGGAAGGTGGAGCCTGAGCCACCAAGGGCACCCAAGCCAGAAGTTCCAGCAAAGACTGAGGTCCTGAACCAGAAGCTGCCTCCCAAACCCAAACCAGAACCAGGATCCTCCCAGAGCCTCACATCAGGGGGAGTCAGACCGGTAAGAAAG GATCCTGACAGAAGACCGTCTGCAGATGCAAGAGATGGAGCTTATAAAACAG GCGTTTCGCTGAAACAAGAGGCAAAGAGTAAAACTTCGTCTTCAAAGAAACCTGTGTCCGTGGATTCCATCAGACGGAGTGTGCGTGATTCTCTGAAAGAAATCCTTACACAGAG GTTGAAGGAGTCAGAACTGAGCATCTCAGTGGAGCGGGCTGTTGAAGTCGccaagaagacagagagagagcttttTCACTTGTATAAAGATACTGACAACAAATACAAGAACAAGTATAGAAGCCTAATGTTTAACCTCAAAGATACTAAAAACAAT GTCCTCTTTAAGAGAGTTCTCAAAGGGGAAATTTCACCCAGTAACCTAATTCGAATGAGTCCTGAGGAACTGGCCTCAAAAGAATTGGCTGCTTGGCGACAAAGGGAGAACCGACAT ACAATTGAGATGATTGAAAAAGatcagagagaggcagagagacgaCCCATCACTAAGATCACACACAAGGGCGAAATTGAAATCGAAAGTCAAGAGCCGCAAAAAACGCCTGAGCCTGAAGAG ATGGAGTCTTCCCCCAAATTGACAGAAGTATTGACAGACCCTCCAAAAACACCTGAGGACAAAGCTGAGAACACCAAGACTGATAAAGACACTACAGGCCAACACAAGTCTCATTTGTTTGACCTACACTGCAAAATCTGTACAG GTCGCATGGCCCCCCCTGTGGAGGAGGCCCCTACCAAAGTGGTCAAGGTCGCCACCACCGTTGTCAGGAGGCAGTCCACCAAATCAGAAGAGACAAAAAGCACAGCAGGACCCGCACTTGAAGACGACCTGCACCTCACAGCTTTAGAGGAGAGCTTCAGAAGCACTCGGCCAGGATATGAATCCAG GTCAGATCACGTAGctggaagagatgaagaggccTTGTTCCTCTCCAACCTGCAGTCCCTGTGGAGAGGATTCATTCACATGCACTCGGTGGCAAAGCTCGTGACCAAAGCTTTCCCTGTCTCGGGCAATCTGGATAATGCGACTGAG GACCTGCCAGACAGCATCCAAGTCGGCGGGAGGATAAGTCCACAGATGGTGTGGGACTATTTGGACAAGATTCGGGCAAGTGGAACAAAA GAGGTGTGCCTGATTCGCTTCTCCCCCGAGTCGGATGAAGATGAGATCTCCTACACTCTCTTGTATGCCTACTTCAGCAGTCGGAGGCGTTTCGGGGTGGTGTCTAATAACCGGAAACAAGTGAAGGACATGTATCTCATTCCCTTGGGTGCCGTTGAGAAAGTTCCACATCAGCTTGTTCCCTTTGATGGCCCAG GTTTAGAAAACAACCGGCCCAACCTTCTTCTCGGACTCATAATTCGCCAGAGATCAAAAAGGGACTTTCTTCCCGTGGAATTGAATGAAACCGGGAGGATTATGCCTGAAATCAAACCCGTCACCGTTTCCGCTCAAGAAACCAGGACAATAGTGGAGGATGAGAAATTGTTTCTCTCTTCATTGACGGCAGTGCATAAAAAAGAGATAGACAAACCACTTAACACCACCGAGGCTGTTGATGAGCCTGTTAAAGAGGCTCTTGAAGAAACATCGGCGTCAGAGGAGcccaccaatcaggagccaCATAAACCACTGCGCTTTCTTCCAGGTGTGTTGCTGGGCTGGGGTGGGGAATTGCCACCCCTGCCAGATTTTGGAGGAGCACCGGCAGCAGACGACACCCCTAAGATCCAAGCTCCTTCAAAAACAGAGGCATCGGCTGGGAACTCCAAAAGTCCAACAGTTGCTTCCCAACGAGAGCGCTTTGTCATCAAGAAGAAAGAGCCCAAAGCTGCTAAAGCTGAACCAGAGCTCTCCAGCCCGACTGATATATCTGCTCCTAACAACTCGTCCGGAAAAGATGCTGCAGTAGTGATCCACACTGCACCTATCTCTCTGAAAGATAAGCCTCCACATGTACCGACTGAAGCGTTCCTGGCAAGCCTATCAGCGGCTCCGAGCGGGACTGAAACTAGCGGCGCTGCCTCGGCAAACAAAGGCGATGCCGGCCTTTTGTCTGAAACCGTAAAAGGGGCGACTGAAGGGAATTCTTTGTTGCAATCAAAATCCCAAACTGTAACAGATCACACAAATAGCTACAAACCTCCTTTAAGTGGAATATTGAAGAAGTCCTCAGCTTATTCCAGTGTAAATGAAGATAAAACAACGGTGCTACAAAAGGATAAAGTCAGCCAGCCAGCGACTTCAAGTCCTAAACCTGTTCCTGTGCCGAGCAGCGCTAGGAGTGATCCACTTACTACATTTCACCAAGGATATTTACAGCTTTCACAGGCCAAGAACAAACCTGAGCAACAAAACCAATCTGCTGTTCAATCAAGCTCCCTTAAAAAGGAAGATCCTGCCATGTCCCAGAGTTGTGCTGCCGTAACACCAACAGTGGGACCACCTGCAGTACAGggaccaccagcagcaccactgcAACAGCCTCAGGTACCTGGCAGCTGCGACGTCCTTAGTGGTCCTCCTGATAACACTTTCTCGACACCAAACACCCAGGATCAGAATCACAGTACGACGTGCGATCAGGACAGCACCTCCCAGGATCCTGGACCTCAGTCACAGAACACTGAGAGCCCCTCACAGCTCTCTGAGCAGCCTCCCTCCCTGGCCAAAGACAACAAGCGTCCCGAGGAGCGGTACAGCGACCCGTGGGCGAGGCCGCGGaccacagaggacagagaccaCCACGGGCGGCACAGCCACCACAGGGACGCCCATCACGGGAAAAAGAGCCGACACCAAGACCGGGATCGGGAGAAAAAGTCCGATCGCAGCTCGGACGACAAGTACAGGGAGAGGAGCCGGCACCACGGCCACTCAGAGGACCGGCACGctgagaagaggaaagagaggcaCCACAGCGACGAATACAGCAGCCGCcacaaggacagacacagacacagacggGACTCTGATTATGAGAATGGACGGAGAAGTTCAAAAGACAGTTACtcgtaa